From the Gallaecimonas mangrovi genome, one window contains:
- a CDS encoding SRPBCC family protein — protein sequence MKSAFLPRWLLGAVFGFLSGPSHGQVVSSADNGFDIALEQQVKASPAQAYQQFLAIGQWWSNDHSWFGDATKMRLEPRLGGCFCEINGRRLARHMTVTYVDPGRELRMVGGLGPLQMMGVSGGMAWRFTPNDQGTLIELHYQVSGYTQTGLGSLAPTVEQVLAEQLDKLTQRLRAESK from the coding sequence ATGAAAAGCGCTTTTTTGCCGCGGTGGCTTCTGGGGGCTGTCTTTGGCTTTTTGAGTGGACCATCGCATGGGCAAGTGGTTTCCAGCGCCGATAACGGCTTTGATATCGCCCTTGAGCAGCAGGTAAAGGCCTCGCCAGCGCAGGCATATCAACAGTTTTTAGCCATTGGTCAGTGGTGGAGTAACGATCACAGCTGGTTTGGTGATGCGACGAAAATGCGCCTAGAGCCACGCCTTGGCGGCTGCTTTTGCGAAATTAACGGCCGGCGCCTCGCCCGGCATATGACGGTAACCTATGTCGACCCAGGCCGGGAACTGCGTATGGTTGGTGGATTGGGGCCACTGCAAATGATGGGCGTTAGTGGTGGCATGGCCTGGCGCTTTACCCCCAATGACCAAGGCACTTTGATTGAATTGCACTACCAGGTGAGCGGCTATACCCAAACCGGGCTGGGCTCTTTGGCACCAACCGTCGAACAAGTGCTGGCCGAGCAGCTTGATAAGCTTACCCAGCGTTTGCGCGCCGAAAGTAAATAA
- a CDS encoding DUF2238 domain-containing protein, whose translation MSQRVFAKGLAGLYAVLFIALSWSVAERTVWYAEVTPLVLVYLALLVSAPRFTFSNLSYLFVFIPLLWHLIGAHFTFAKVPFGWVMSVFELERNPYDRIGHFLVGLFTVPIMEVLIRKRLCGITVAALFAVFAIGTVAASYEIIEWLYAVKEGGEAGISFLGAQGDVWDAQKDMLADLLGALIGAGIGVIYFRRANAG comes from the coding sequence ATGAGTCAGCGTGTTTTTGCCAAAGGACTAGCCGGTCTTTATGCCGTGCTCTTTATCGCCTTGAGCTGGTCGGTTGCCGAGCGAACCGTCTGGTATGCCGAAGTGACGCCGCTGGTGCTGGTGTATCTTGCACTGCTGGTCAGCGCCCCTAGGTTCACTTTTAGCAACCTGTCTTATCTGTTTGTGTTTATTCCGCTGCTTTGGCATCTCATTGGTGCCCACTTCACCTTTGCCAAAGTGCCCTTTGGCTGGGTGATGTCGGTATTCGAGCTAGAACGTAACCCCTATGACCGCATTGGCCACTTTCTGGTGGGCTTGTTTACGGTGCCAATCATGGAAGTGCTAATAAGAAAACGGCTGTGCGGTATCACCGTTGCCGCTTTGTTTGCGGTTTTTGCCATCGGCACCGTGGCAGCCAGCTACGAGATCATCGAATGGCTTTACGCAGTCAAAGAAGGCGGGGAAGCCGGCATTAGTTTTTTGGGCGCACAAGGCGATGTTTGGGATGCACAAAAAGACATGTTGGCCGATTTACTGGGCGCGCTAATAGGCGCAGGCATTGGCGTTATTTACTTTCGGCGCGCAAACGCTGGGTAA
- a CDS encoding response regulator transcription factor → MRVLLIEDQDEASRQLAAVITSLDYELVAVDQDSQQLSHLIEVKTPDLVILDVSSDWQEGLDALRAVRSRWHRLPVILLSLYDSGSYVLKGMSLGASGFIPKDAAADELAVAMASVRDGHRYLSPQVVSSLLDVVTEKPEEDAGDIILTKRQVEVLHWLALGKTNKEVAQILDLSVKTVDSHRAQIMDRLGVSGLAGLVVYALRKGIISP, encoded by the coding sequence GTGCGAGTGTTACTCATTGAAGACCAGGACGAGGCCAGCAGGCAGCTGGCTGCCGTCATCACGTCTCTTGATTATGAATTGGTGGCCGTTGACCAAGACAGCCAGCAACTGAGTCACCTTATCGAGGTGAAAACCCCTGATCTGGTGATACTGGATGTTAGCAGTGACTGGCAAGAGGGACTGGATGCCTTAAGGGCAGTGCGTAGCCGTTGGCACCGCTTGCCGGTAATACTGTTGTCCCTTTATGACAGTGGTAGCTATGTTCTTAAAGGAATGAGTTTAGGTGCCTCGGGTTTTATTCCAAAGGATGCGGCGGCAGACGAACTGGCGGTGGCCATGGCATCGGTACGGGACGGCCACCGCTATCTCAGCCCGCAAGTGGTGTCGTCGTTGTTGGATGTGGTAACCGAAAAACCCGAGGAGGACGCCGGCGACATCATTCTGACCAAACGCCAAGTGGAAGTGTTGCATTGGTTGGCGTTGGGAAAAACCAACAAGGAAGTAGCGCAAATACTTGATTTAAGTGTTAAAACGGTTGATAGCCACCGTGCGCAGATCATGGACAGGTTAGGTGTGAGTGGCTTAGCTGGGCTGGTCGTTTATGCCCTGCGCAAAGGCATAATATCCCCATAG
- a CDS encoding methyl-accepting chemotaxis protein, producing the protein MVSPLRSPVGFHPAMLAAGVLLLLGLPLWLASVWWQGLIVAAVLLAWLVALLASCRTRQVVMNNEEGKAKGLVDNNQPLRELVGAVLPLWGQHIHLVNQQTEEAVSGLTDKFVSLSQKVQQQDRDQGGDSAVFSILQNAQVELPKAVKTLDQDREQRDAFFKEINELSDFVTELHQMAEEVSKVASQTNLLALNAAIEAARAGASGRGFSVVADEVRKLSIMSEQTGSKITAKVRVMSQAMESMVQQSERMSSLSQQQLQDVETIVTTVLAELSQGVSQMEQQLKHMQENSRDIEHTVNGVLMDLQFQDRVTQILGHVGDDMALLNQGIEQSPLPSKADWLKRLESSYTTLEQRQLHQGQSVSSPGDSAVTFF; encoded by the coding sequence ATGGTTTCACCATTGCGATCCCCGGTTGGCTTTCACCCGGCCATGCTTGCGGCTGGGGTGTTGTTGTTATTGGGGTTACCACTGTGGCTGGCCAGTGTTTGGTGGCAAGGGCTGATAGTGGCTGCGGTATTGTTGGCCTGGTTGGTGGCGCTGCTGGCAAGTTGCCGTACCAGGCAGGTTGTTATGAATAACGAAGAGGGGAAAGCCAAGGGATTGGTGGATAACAACCAACCCTTGCGTGAACTAGTCGGCGCGGTATTGCCGCTGTGGGGACAACATATCCATCTGGTAAATCAACAGACCGAAGAGGCAGTGTCGGGGCTCACCGATAAATTCGTGAGCCTCAGCCAGAAGGTACAGCAGCAAGACCGTGACCAAGGGGGCGACAGTGCGGTGTTTTCGATACTGCAAAATGCCCAGGTTGAACTGCCAAAGGCGGTAAAAACACTCGATCAGGATCGTGAACAACGGGACGCGTTTTTCAAAGAAATCAACGAACTGAGCGATTTCGTTACCGAGTTACACCAAATGGCTGAAGAAGTCTCGAAAGTGGCTTCACAAACCAACCTGCTTGCACTTAATGCTGCCATAGAAGCAGCTAGGGCAGGTGCCTCCGGTCGCGGCTTCTCCGTGGTCGCCGATGAAGTTCGCAAGTTGTCCATTATGTCGGAGCAGACCGGCAGCAAAATCACCGCCAAGGTGCGGGTGATGAGCCAAGCCATGGAATCGATGGTGCAGCAATCTGAACGCATGAGCAGCCTTAGCCAGCAGCAGCTTCAGGACGTAGAAACCATCGTTACCACGGTATTAGCTGAGCTTTCCCAAGGGGTTAGCCAGATGGAGCAGCAGCTAAAGCACATGCAGGAAAACAGCCGGGACATCGAGCACACCGTTAACGGCGTGCTGATGGACCTGCAGTTTCAAGACCGGGTAACACAAATTCTTGGTCATGTTGGTGATGACATGGCGTTGCTGAACCAGGGCATCGAACAAAGCCCATTGCCATCCAAGGCCGATTGGCTCAAGCGGCTTGAAAGCAGTTACACCACCTTAGAACAGCGCCAGTTGCACCAGGGGCAAAGCGTTTCCAGCCCCGGCGACTCTGCGGTGACCTTCTTCTAA
- a CDS encoding response regulator — protein MSKTVLVVDDSASFRQVVALALKGAGYQVIDACDGKDGLSKLDGRKVNLIISDVNMPVMDGISFVKAAKQLPAYKFTPVIMLTTESGEALKAQGKAAGVRAWVVKPFQPPVLLDAVSKLILP, from the coding sequence ATGAGCAAGACGGTGCTGGTCGTGGATGATTCTGCGAGCTTTAGACAAGTTGTTGCCCTTGCCCTCAAGGGGGCGGGCTACCAAGTGATAGATGCTTGTGACGGCAAAGACGGCTTGTCGAAATTGGACGGCCGCAAAGTGAACCTCATTATTTCCGACGTCAACATGCCGGTAATGGATGGCATCAGCTTTGTGAAAGCGGCTAAGCAATTGCCTGCCTACAAATTTACACCCGTTATTATGCTAACAACCGAATCCGGCGAAGCCCTAAAAGCCCAAGGAAAAGCGGCAGGGGTAAGAGCTTGGGTTGTTAAGCCCTTTCAACCCCCGGTACTGCTGGATGCGGTTTCAAAACTGATCCTCCCCTGA
- a CDS encoding STAS domain-containing protein: MAELAIRETAGQVQCLVKGELTIYQAASVREQLAALVNEHPNAELDLAGVTEFDSAGVQLLLVLKQKARQLGGEWALVNHAQAVTEVLETLNLAAQLGDPLLLTDSGNGGQP, from the coding sequence ATGGCCGAGCTGGCGATCCGCGAAACCGCAGGGCAAGTGCAGTGCTTGGTAAAGGGGGAGCTGACCATTTACCAAGCCGCCAGTGTGCGCGAACAACTGGCGGCATTGGTTAATGAACATCCCAACGCCGAGCTGGATCTGGCGGGCGTTACCGAGTTCGATAGTGCCGGGGTGCAACTGCTGCTGGTGTTAAAGCAAAAGGCGCGGCAGTTAGGGGGAGAATGGGCGCTGGTAAACCATGCGCAAGCGGTTACCGAGGTGTTAGAAACCCTGAACCTAGCGGCGCAGCTTGGCGACCCGCTGCTGCTCACCGATAGCGGCAACGGAGGCCAGCCATGA
- a CDS encoding chemotaxis protein CheA, whose protein sequence is MNLDEAKGALVEEGRELLLAMEEALLAIEQSGPDAEAINAIFRAAHTIKGSAGLFGLQSLVDFTHLVESLLDKVRNNELAVEPAMLSLLLRCGDYIGELLSAVEASGEDQDPDAAKRLELMKELGGFLRKVSAVAATPPTSPVQVLATDAVSNECWHISLRPSLDVLRNGMDPLSIFRYLGKLGRIVHIHTLTDALPALDSFDEESGYLGFELEFASDASKQEIEDAFEFIREDSQLLILPPHSAVAAYIELIASLPEEPALLGELLVQSGALTAHELDKVLARQREDTIPQPIGEMLVQAQHVAGPVVSAALTKQKQSEQKKAQEQVFIKVEVSKLDQLINLVGELVIAGAAANMAMSQNNIEAMAGANEDVIGLVEMVRDASLSLRMVAIGEVFQRFPRVVRDISQELGKDIALTVTGADTELDKSMVEKLADPLMHIVRNAMDHGIEPAEQRLASGKVAKGSLHLNAHHDSGSIVIEVSDDGRGLNKEKILAKAIEKGLVQPEQSLTDSEIFNLIFEPGFSTASEITNLSGRGVGMDVVRRNIEQLRGVVEVSSQQGQGTRVQIRLPLTLAIIDGFQVKVAEQILVLPLDQVVECVDLGQGNGHNDLFNLRGEPLPFVRLRELFELGQADAIRESLVVLQFGQNRAGVVVDKLLGESQAVIKPLGQLFGQSKMLSGSTILGDGSVALILDVPNLIQRACSTAKTTSQDAMLARAAAGING, encoded by the coding sequence ATGAATCTCGATGAAGCCAAAGGCGCCCTCGTTGAAGAGGGGCGTGAACTGCTTCTGGCCATGGAAGAAGCGCTACTGGCCATTGAGCAAAGCGGCCCTGATGCCGAAGCCATCAACGCTATTTTTCGCGCTGCCCACACCATCAAAGGTTCGGCAGGCCTGTTTGGTCTGCAATCGCTGGTGGACTTTACCCATCTGGTAGAAAGCCTGCTGGACAAGGTACGCAATAACGAGCTGGCGGTGGAACCGGCGATGTTGTCGCTGTTGCTGCGCTGCGGCGACTACATTGGCGAGTTGCTAAGTGCGGTAGAAGCCAGCGGCGAAGACCAAGACCCAGACGCCGCCAAGCGGCTGGAGCTGATGAAAGAGCTGGGCGGCTTTTTACGAAAAGTCAGCGCCGTGGCCGCTACGCCGCCCACAAGCCCGGTGCAAGTGCTGGCTACAGACGCCGTCAGCAATGAATGCTGGCATATCTCGTTAAGGCCAAGCCTTGATGTGCTGCGAAATGGCATGGATCCACTGTCTATCTTTCGCTATCTCGGCAAACTTGGCCGCATTGTTCACATTCACACCCTAACCGACGCCTTACCGGCTCTTGATAGCTTCGACGAAGAAAGCGGCTATCTCGGCTTTGAGCTGGAATTTGCCTCCGATGCCAGCAAGCAAGAGATAGAAGACGCCTTTGAATTTATCCGCGAAGACAGCCAGCTACTGATTTTACCGCCCCACAGTGCGGTGGCCGCTTACATTGAACTGATTGCCAGTTTGCCGGAAGAGCCAGCGCTACTGGGCGAGCTATTGGTGCAAAGCGGCGCCTTAACCGCGCACGAGCTTGATAAGGTGCTGGCCCGCCAGCGTGAAGACACTATTCCCCAGCCCATTGGCGAAATGCTGGTACAAGCGCAGCACGTTGCCGGGCCAGTGGTGTCGGCGGCGCTAACCAAGCAAAAGCAAAGCGAGCAGAAAAAGGCGCAAGAGCAGGTCTTTATCAAGGTTGAAGTCAGCAAGCTTGACCAATTAATCAACCTGGTTGGCGAGCTGGTTATTGCTGGCGCGGCGGCCAATATGGCGATGTCTCAAAACAACATTGAAGCCATGGCGGGCGCCAATGAAGACGTCATTGGCCTGGTGGAAATGGTGCGCGACGCTTCGCTTTCGCTGCGGATGGTGGCCATTGGTGAAGTGTTTCAGCGCTTTCCGCGGGTGGTACGCGATATCAGCCAGGAGCTTGGCAAAGACATCGCGCTAACCGTCACCGGCGCTGACACCGAGCTTGATAAATCAATGGTCGAAAAACTGGCCGACCCGCTAATGCACATTGTGCGCAATGCCATGGACCACGGTATTGAACCTGCCGAGCAGCGCTTGGCCAGCGGTAAGGTGGCCAAAGGCAGTTTGCACCTTAATGCCCACCACGATTCCGGCAGCATCGTTATTGAGGTCAGCGACGATGGCCGTGGCCTTAATAAAGAAAAAATTCTGGCCAAAGCCATCGAAAAAGGCTTGGTCCAACCCGAGCAAAGCCTCACCGACAGCGAGATCTTCAACCTTATCTTTGAACCGGGCTTTTCCACCGCCAGTGAAATTACCAACCTTTCTGGCCGCGGCGTTGGCATGGATGTGGTGCGCCGTAACATCGAGCAGCTGCGCGGGGTGGTGGAAGTGTCCAGCCAGCAAGGACAGGGCACCCGCGTGCAAATTCGCTTGCCGTTAACCCTGGCCATTATTGATGGCTTTCAGGTCAAAGTTGCCGAGCAAATTCTGGTGCTGCCCCTCGACCAGGTCGTGGAATGCGTCGATTTGGGCCAAGGCAATGGGCACAACGACTTGTTTAACCTGCGCGGCGAGCCCTTGCCCTTTGTGCGTTTGCGAGAACTGTTTGAACTGGGGCAAGCCGATGCCATCCGCGAAAGTCTGGTGGTGCTGCAATTTGGCCAAAACCGCGCCGGGGTGGTGGTAGACAAGCTGCTTGGGGAATCCCAGGCCGTTATCAAACCCTTGGGCCAACTGTTTGGCCAAAGCAAAATGCTCAGCGGCTCCACCATTCTTGGCGACGGCTCGGTCGCGCTGATTCTTGATGTACCCAACCTTATCCAGCGGGCCTGTAGCACCGCAAAAACCACAAGCCAGGACGCAATGTTGGCCAGGGCGGCTGCCGGCATAAACGGCTAG
- a CDS encoding methyl-accepting chemotaxis protein has protein sequence MASQSSKDAEEGGDAVREMVNAMHQIAGKIGIIDDIAYQTNLLALNAAIEAARAGDHGKGFAVVAAEVRKLAERSQVAAQEIGAVAGDSVTLAERAGVLLDQMLPSIRKTADLVQEIASASREQNTGLEQINLAVTQLAQTTQVNASASEELSSTSEEMSGQATQLQEMIQYFKLSNVAGVAARQAPTLKSQPMAAAAAKPLAKMPSAKVMAEEAVDESQFSRF, from the coding sequence ATGGCCAGCCAGTCTTCAAAAGACGCCGAAGAGGGCGGCGATGCGGTGCGGGAAATGGTCAACGCTATGCACCAAATTGCGGGCAAAATCGGCATCATTGATGACATTGCCTACCAAACTAACCTGTTGGCGCTGAACGCTGCCATTGAAGCGGCGCGCGCTGGCGACCACGGCAAAGGTTTTGCGGTCGTGGCGGCGGAGGTACGCAAACTGGCGGAACGCAGCCAAGTGGCGGCCCAGGAAATTGGCGCCGTGGCCGGTGACAGCGTCACCCTTGCTGAACGTGCCGGGGTACTGCTGGACCAAATGCTACCGTCGATCCGCAAAACCGCCGATTTGGTGCAAGAAATTGCCTCGGCCTCTAGGGAGCAAAACACCGGCCTTGAACAAATTAATCTGGCCGTTACCCAGTTAGCGCAAACCACCCAGGTCAATGCCTCCGCTTCGGAAGAGTTGTCGTCTACCTCGGAAGAAATGAGCGGCCAGGCCACCCAGCTTCAAGAAATGATCCAGTACTTCAAGCTCAGTAACGTTGCGGGTGTGGCGGCGCGGCAAGCGCCAACCCTTAAAAGCCAACCCATGGCAGCGGCTGCGGCCAAACCCTTGGCCAAAATGCCCAGCGCCAAGGTAATGGCCGAAGAGGCGGTTGATGAAAGCCAGTTCAGTCGCTTTTAA